A stretch of Zootoca vivipara chromosome 13, rZooViv1.1, whole genome shotgun sequence DNA encodes these proteins:
- the LOC118095222 gene encoding germ cell-specific gene 1-like protein, with protein sequence MIKLSRRSRSMLSLGLNSLALCFSVSAFCTSYWCEGTHKVVKPPCLSAVKKGNCVPINSNETMDGNVTMDPHVVQYIWETGEDKYAFRYFHTGFWLSCEEHHGEEKCRSFIELPPESEKGVLWLSVASEFLYIILLTVGFLLMCLDAVYYANFIDGLKINAFAAVITVLSGLLGMVAHMMYMTVFQVAVNLGPKDWRPQTWYYGWSFGMAWLSFTLCMSASVLTLNTYTKTILEFKYRRRIFEKHTASMGSSRGPGSPALAPDLERFLWDKYIFSVSDSLDFTPSPPGPMAPGSGRKAYAGGYAGLAGGHSGDTGDEDDGEPC encoded by the exons ATGATTAAACTGAGCCGGCGGTCCCGCTCAATGCTCTCCTTGGGCCTCAACTCTTTGGCCCTCTGCTTTTCCGTTTCGGCCTTCTGCACCAGCTATTGGTGTGAGGGGACCCACAAGGTGGTTAAGCCCCCCTGCCTCTCGGCCGTCAAGAAGGGGAACTGCGTGCCCATCAACAGCAACGAGACGATGGATGGCAACGTGACCATGGACCCCCACGTGGTCCAGTACATCTGGGAAACGGGCGAAGACAAGTATGCTTTCCGGTACTTCCACACGGGCTTCTGGCTCTCGTGTGAGGAGCATCACGGAG AGGAGAAGTGCCGGAGCTTCATTGAGCTGCCCCCCGAGTCGGAGAAAG GGGTGCTGTGGCTCTCCGTTGCCTCCGAATTCCTTTATATTATCCTGTTGACTGTGGGGTTCCTATTGATGTGTTTGGATGCTGTCTACTATGCCAACTTCATTGATGGGCTCAAGATCAATGCTTTTGCGGCTGTGATCACTGTTCTCTCAG GGCTGCTGGGCATGGTAGCCCATATGATGTACATGACCGTCTTTCAGGTGGCTGTGAACCTGGGACCAAAAGACTGGAGACCTCAGACATGGTATTATGGCTGGTCATTTGG CATGGCCTGGCTCTCGTTCACCCTTTGCATGTCAGCCTCTGTGCTGACCCTCAACACCTACACCAAGACCATCCTGGAATTCAAGTACCGCCGGCGGATTTTTGAGAAGCATACGGCATCGATGGGGAGCAGCAGAGGTCCCGGTTCGCCTGCTCTGGCCCCCGACCTCGAACGCTTCCTCTGGGATAAATATATCTTCAGCGTTAGTGACTCTCTAGACTTCACCCCTAGCCCACCGGGCCCAATGGCTCCCGGCAGTGGGCGCAAGGCCTACGCGGGAGGGTATGCTGGGCTCGCAGGAGGTCACAGTGGAGATACTGGGGACGAGGATGACGGGGAGCCATgctag
- the IL11 gene encoding interleukin-11 translates to MQLDVDDDEDEDERLFLTELLSTSCLCQVLVVVLSLCEALWGAPAPRPKPTDFRSEFDSVVHMSRNLLSDAKNLFNHFKNRYPAEGEHKLDTLPVLTMTAVELANIQVSVGLTRLSSDLQCYQRHFEWLRRAAPLLLRPMEHDITLVHTRLERLLKRLEHLMTKLSLSRPNPTLPTLPAHGTHWTAVQAGHAIAHSFHLYLDWASRVLVLIRNKL, encoded by the exons ATGCAGCtagatgttgatgatgatgaagatgaagacgaAAGGCTGTTCCTGACTGAACTTCTTTCTACTT CATGCTTGTGTCAGGTCTTGGTGGTGGTGCTGAGTCTGTGTGAGGCCCTGTGGGGAGCTCCAGCCCCCCGTCCAAAGCCTACAGACTTCCGATCCGAATTCGATTCCGTTGTCCATATGTCGAGGAACCTGCTGAGTGACGCCAAGAACCTCTTCAACCACTTT AAAAACCGCTACCCAGCAGAAGGAGAACACAAGCTAGATACGCTGCCTGTGTTGACTATGACTGCGGTGGAACTCGCCAACATCCAG gtcTCTGTGGGTCTGACTCGGCTCAGTTCCGACTTGCAGTGCTACCAACGCCACTTTGAGTGGCTGCGGAGGGCAGCCCCACTGCTGCTGCGGCCCATGGAGCATGACATCACCTTAGTGCACACCCGGCTGGAACGCCTCCTCAAAAGACTGGAGCACCTG ATGACCAAGCTCAGCCTCTCACGGCCCAACCCAACTCTGCCAACCCTGCCAGCCCACGGCACCCACTGGACTGCGGTTCAGGCAGGACACGCCATCGCCCACTCATTTCACCTCTACCTGGACTGGGCATCTCGCGTGCTGGTTCTGATCCGGAACAAGCTGTGA